GGGTCGATTCGTGTCCCATGGGGTCTGTGCATGTCCCATGGGGGTCGATGCAGGTCCCAGGGGGTCGATGCAGGTCCCATGGGGTCGATGCGGGTCCCATGGGGCTGATGCGTGTCCCGTGGGGTCGATGCGTGCCACATGGGGTCCATCCGTGTCCCATGGGGTCGATGCGGGTCCCAGGGGGTCGATGCGGGTTCCATTGGATCTATGCAGGTCCCAGGGGGTCTATGCGGATCCCATGGGGCCGGTGCGGGTCCCGGCGCTGTGCGGTCCTCCCGCCAGCAAGAGGCGCGGTGCAGCGCGGCCGGAAGCTCTGCGGTATGTGCCAGCGCCCGGAAGCGGCGGGACCGGCGGCGATGGGTGACGGCGCCGATACCGGGACCGAgaccggggccggggccggggccgagCGGCGGGTCCGCATCGTGGTGGAGTATTGGTGAGCGCCGCACGTGGCGGGCCGCGGCGGGACCCGACGGCACCGGAGGcggggggagctggggagggatgtgaggggcacgggggggggggctgcggagggggatatggggggtgAAGGGGAGGATATGGGGGAGTTGGGGGGTCGTAGGATGATGGGCTATGGGGAGATGAGGGAGGTGGGAAAGGGGGTGCAGGGGTaggagggtttgggggtgccggggggggggctgcCCGTGCTGCCCACCCCGCTCTCCCGCAGCGAGCCCTGCGGCTTCGAGCCCACGTACCAGGAGCTGGCGAGCGCCGTGCGGGAGGAGTACCCCGACATCGAGATCGAGTCCCGGCTCGGGGGCACCGGTGAGGGGGCCCTGCGAGGGGCGCTGGTGCTGGGGTGCGGGGATGGGGGGTACCGGGGCGCTGCTCACAGCTCAGCCCTGTCTGCCTCCAAGGTGCCTTCGAGATCGAGATCAACGGGCAGCTGGTCTTCTCCAAGCTGGAGAATGGAGGCTTCCCCTATGAGAAAGATGTAAGTACCCGGCCCCACTGGTCCTTGTGGGCTGTGGGCTGTGGGATGGGGTCCCAGGGCTGCAGAAGGGCTCTGGGGCTCCAGGACAAGCTCCCAGGGCCACCAGGCTTCGGAGACAGGGTCCTGCTGTGGTGCAGCGTGAGGTGCTGCTTGTGTGGGGAGAAGTGGGGCAGgttcctggagctgctgccccagcccgTGGCCCTGCCTGACCTCCGTGTTGCACCCGAGTGCTCCCAACCTCTGTGTATCCCCCCCTGCAAGGGGCTTCCCCTTGCAGTGAGGCCAACCCGGAGCCTGATGCCCTCCCATCTGTCTCCTCAGCTGATCGAAGCGATTCGCAGGGCGAGGAATGGGGAACCACTGGAGAAAATCACCAACAGCCGCCCCCCCTGCACCATCCTGTAGCCCCACATCCAGCTGGGACCTCCCAGTGGCCTCAGTGCCCCCCTGCTTCGCACCTCGATGCCTTCCTTAGCTTCCTGTGCGACTGGGAATGACATCGGGAGAGCGCGAGAGCTTAAGGAGCCTCCCTGGGAATGCCACTGGGGCACTGGGGGTGAGAGCcgtggtgctgggggggctgTTCTGGCCTGTCGCTGTGGGTCACATCCCTGCTGTGGGATGTAGTGTGGTtcctctgcctgcctttgccttcCCCTGTCCAGTGTAGGGGGgttcttcccttcctcagccACTGGGGTGGGGGAAATTTGGGGGGGCCCTCCATGAACGCCCTGCCCAGCCCTCGGGGGGGAGCCAGGCTGGGTGTCAGAGGCAACTCCAGCAGGTTAATGCCGAGGGAAAACCACTTGTTGTAAAGTTTGGTGTGATTTGTTAATGATTAAAGCCTCTCCTGTCACTGTTTAAACCAGTGCGAGGGCATGGGAACCCCGGCCTGGCCCCGGCCCCACGGCCAAGAGGTTTATTTAATGCcaccccccagctcccccccgGCCCGTTCTCAGGCTCTTGGCTCTCCCTTTCTGCCTGTAATGACTCTGCCCTTTGCCACGGGGCGGCTGAGCCGGCCAAGGGGCCCCTATTTATTCTATACTGTGTATAAACCCAGCGGCCCGGCGCTGAATAAAGGACAGAGGAGAACGTGGCCCCTCTTGTGTCCCTCGAGAGCGGGGTGGGACACGGGCACCGAGAAGCGGGGTTAGAGCAGGTCCTGTCTCCTGCCCGCCCTGTTCTTCatgggggggaaaggggagatcAAGGCTTGTATCCTCCAGGTAAGTGGGTCCTGCCCTGCGCTGCCTCCAGGGGTGCTGGCAGCTGAGGCCGGGAGGGACGGGACACGCTGGTCCTTGGGAGCTGGAGCCGCAGGAACCACACGGACCAAGGGGGTAGAAAAACCCAATGTACAATTATCAAATATACATCTCGGCTTCCAAAGGAGCCGGGACACGCGCCCGGCGTCCGCCTGTCTCAGTGCAAGTCCGTGTGTCCCGGTGCTGCTGCGCACCGGGGAAGGAGGGCAGCGGTGACGGGTCACGGGATGAGCCCTGGAGAGGtgggtgctggcacaggagcCATTGGGGTGACGGTGCCAGCGTGTCCTGCTCCACGCCAAGCTGCTCCCGgttgcagccccagcaccatccAGCTTGTGGGTCACCCCACACCAATGCCCAGCTGTGGCGAGGGGACCCCTCTTTGTCCCCACACTTGCTGTCCCACAGCATCCTGGGCATTCCCAGCCCTCCGTGGCCAGTGTCACcccacagcactggggacaGCCACCAGCCCCACGTCCATGTCTCGCCTCATGCTGTCCCTCCCCAAGCTGCCTTGGCGAAGTGGGGGGGTCTCCATGACCCGGCCCTATGCTGCCGCGCTGTCGGGGCCGGCCAGGCCGAGGTACTCAGGGTTCTCAGCCGTTGGTGTCGTGCCGGGGCCACCCTCGGGGCCACCAGCCTTGGGGGGGTCCTGGTTCCAGTAGTAGGGATTGTCGAAGGCCTGGCTGAAGGGGGTGCCGGGGGGTGCCAGGTACTCGGGGTTCTCCACGGTGTGCCCAAACGGGTGCTTGGCTTCCTTGATGAGCCCATTCTTCAAGCCCTGGTGCCCCTTGGGCTTGTCTGGCGGGGACGGGGGCGCACGGGGGTGCCGGGGTGGCGACCGCCGCTCCTCGGCTTGGTTGACGTACTCTGTGGGGACACGGGCTGCGTTAGGGGCTATAGAGGGTGGTGATGGGGCAGGGCCCCACCGTCCCCTCCCTACCTGGCATGGTGCTGCGGGGCGCTGGGGTGAAGCCCTCGGGCTCCTCGCTGTCCTCGGCCACCAGCGTGGTGGGATCCTCGCTGTACCGCGGCGGCACGGCAACGGGCTCCCGCACCGACAAcgggctctgcagggctgccttGACCCCGGCATCCCCCTCCGGTGCCTCCAGCACGGGGCCCTCCGGCCCCTCCGCCAGGCCCTGcggtgggaaggggaagggggcCAAGCTCTCGCCCTCCTCTGCGTCCACGGGGGTCTCTGCCGTGCTCTGGGTGCAGGAGAAGACGCAGAGGTGGGTGCTTGCAGCCCGGAGCGAGGACACTGTCCTGGTGCCCACTGACAGGGTGGGTACCAGCCAGACCTGGCACTGGGTCACCCCAAAGCCCCTTACCTGCATGGAGGAGATGCAGCTGCGGTAGGTGGTGGAGGTCTCGGCGCTGAAGAAGCCGTGGTGAGGGACCAGGTACTCCTCAGCGTCCACCAGGTCCTCCatgtcctcctcctccagcagggCCCGGTAGAAGGTGCTGTCGATGGAGCCGGGCAGCCCGGCCATGTCGTTCTGGATGGGGAGTAGAGCGGTCAGTGCCCACACTGGGGTGCTGAGGCGGAGGACAGGACCTCAAGGGACCCATGTACCTGGATGACCACAAAGCGCTGGGGGTCCCGGGCCATGCGGGAGAACTCGGTGACCAGCTCCCGAAACTTGGGCCGGCTTTCGGAGTCAATCATCCAGCCTGGGGGCAGAGCCGGGCGCCGTCAGGACCAGGAGTGAGGTGCCACCACGGCgccctgtccccatcctgtGTCCTTGTCCCCTCCACGTACATTTCACCATGATCATGTAGACATCGATGGTGCAGATGGGCGGCTGCGGCAGCCTCTCGCCCTTCTCCAGCAGGTCCGGGATCTCCCGGGCAGGGATCCCCTCGTAGGGCTTCGCCCCAAAGGTCATCAGCTCCCACACAGTGACgcctggagggatggggacatgggtCAGCGATGCCCCTGGACCACCCCCAACACCAATCCAGGGCCACCCCAATGTACCATAGCTCCAGACATCGCTCTGGTGCGTGAAGCGCCGGCGGAGGATGGACTCCAACGCCATCCACTTGATGGGCACCTGGGACAGGGAGGATGGAGAGGTGAGCAGGACTCGGAGGGGGGCACTGTGGTCCCCATCACTGTGTCCCCAGCTCCCACCTTGCCGCCATCAGCGTGGTACTCAGTCTCATCGATGTCGAGCAGCCGGGCCAGCCCGAAGTCAGTGATCTTGACATGGTTGGGGCTCTTGACGAGGACGTTGCGAGCAGCCAGGTCCCGGTGCACCAACCGCACCTCCTCCAGGTAACTCATCCCCTGGAGGTCACCATGGGTCAGGCTGTGTCCATGAACCCCCTTCCAGCACCCCAAGACCCCCCCTGTCTTACCTTGGCGATCTGCACACACCAGTTGAGCAGGTCCTGGGAGCCGATGTGGTCCTTGTTCTCGCGCACATAGTCCAGGAGGCAGCCGTAGGGCATCAGTTGTGTCACCAGCTGCACCGTGGAGGTCAGGCAGATGCCCAGCAGCCGGGACACGTAGGGGCTGCCCACCCCTGCCATCACATAGGCCTCCTGTGGGCAGCGAGGGGGGGTCAGGATGGGCAGGGGCCGCCGCTGGCACCGCTCACCCGCCGGCACCGCTGCCACACTCACGTCCAGGATCTCCTTGTTGGCTTTGGGTGACGTGTTCTCCCGCAAGACCTTGATGGCCACCGGGATCTTCACGCTCTCGCCGTCAGGGATCCAGATGCcctgggaggggacacacaTGGGTGAGGGGTGCAGAGCGGGGAAGGTCGCAGCCCACCGGTGGCACCCACCACCCCTCACCTTGTAGACGGTGCCGAAAGCACCGGAGCCCAAGACTTTGACTTTCTTGAGCTCCGTCTCCTTGAGGATCCGCATCTGGGCCTGGTTGGGGAGGGCCCCGCTGGGCGTCAGCGGCTCCACCAGCTGCGGGGTACAGAAGGATGAGGGGGGACCATGCTCCtggcacccctgggtgctgaGGGGGTCCATCCCCACGCAGGTTCCAGCATCCCCACCTCGGTCTCCTGCAGCAGGCGCCGCATGGTGTGCTTCCGCTCCTGCTGCCGCCGGCGCTTGACGCAGACAACGGTGATGAGCAGGAGGACGACGACCAGCAGAGCCCCAACCACACCAGCGAT
The Strigops habroptila isolate Jane chromosome 19, bStrHab1.2.pri, whole genome shotgun sequence DNA segment above includes these coding regions:
- the MIEN1 gene encoding migration and invasion enhancer 1; this translates as MCQRPEAAGPAAMGDGADTGTETGAGAGAERRVRIVVEYCEPCGFEPTYQELASAVREEYPDIEIESRLGGTGAFEIEINGQLVFSKLENGGFPYEKDLIEAIRRARNGEPLEKITNSRPPCTIL